The following nucleotide sequence is from candidate division WOR-3 bacterium.
ATGCGAAAAAGGAGGAAAATGCGATTTACAGGATTTTACCTATAAATTTGGAAGAAGTTTTCCTTTTTCAAATTATAAAAAGATACTGCCCCCCAAACAGAAATTAAATAGACTTTTGAGATTCTATGAAACAAGATGCATATTATGTTACAGATGCTCAAACTTCTGGAGAGAAGAAGTTTATTCAGATGAGTGGCTATCCTTTAAAAGGGGAAAGGAAAGTTTCGTAGGACCCTTTGAAATGGAACTTAAAGACGATGTTCCTTTCTTAGGATACTTAACCCATATATGTCCTGTTGGTGCTATTCTTGATGATAAAGACTATAGGTTCGGACCAAGACCATGGGACCTTAATGAAATAGAAAGTTCCTGCTTTCTTTGTTCAACTGGGTGTGAACTTAAATTCTGGGTTAAAAATCCAAGAAGAGAAAAAGTATTAAAATCAGGAATAAAAAAGAAACCCGATAAAATATATAAGGTTATTGCAAAGGATGATTTTGAAAATCCGACAATATTCTGTGACAGAATATTTTATGGTAAGGATTTTATTTCAAATGAAAAAAGAATTTTTAAAGGACTCACCTTAGAGGAATTTAAAGATAAATTAAATGAATCATTAAAAAAATTTAGTCCTGATGAAATCTGCTTTTTTATTTCCCCAAGGGAAACAAATTCTGTTTTAAGAAGAATTAAAAGTTTCATATTAAAAAATAAAATAAAGAATATAGTAATTTTGCCTACCGAGATCCATAGGGGTGCAGAAAAAATTCTTTCTGAGGTAAATTATTCAGATTTTGAAAATTCCTTTACACTTATTTATTACTCCCTTTTAGATTACTCACATCCTGTTATAGGATTTGAACTCTTCAGAATAATGAAAGAGGGAGAAAGAAGAAAAAAAGTAAAATTTTTCTATTTTGGAAATAGAGAAAGAAAAAATAACTATTTTATAATTTTATCAGGTTTTGAGGATAGATTTTTCAAAAATGCAGATCTTTCATTAAAAATGGAACTTAAGAAATCCTATGAATTTCTTTTAGATCTTTTAACACTCTTTTACAAGGAAAAAGGGGAAATCCCTGAAATTAAAGATTTTAAGGTTTTAAACAAATTCTTTTTTGAAGAGGAAATTAAAAAAAGAAAACTATTCTTTGAAGAATCTAAGGAAATTTTTGAAAAAATAAAGAAATATGAGAATTT
It contains:
- a CDS encoding 2Fe-2S iron-sulfur cluster-binding protein; this encodes MKIFIDNKQFEVNPQKTVLQILKENGFDIPYYCFHPNLRITASCRVCMVEVELKGKRFLVTSCSTYPQEEMKIFPYSEKSKEARANILEFMLIHHPIDCPLCEKGGKCDLQDFTYKFGRSFPFSNYKKILPPKQKLNRLLRFYETRCILCYRCSNFWREEVYSDEWLSFKRGKESFVGPFEMELKDDVPFLGYLTHICPVGAILDDKDYRFGPRPWDLNEIESSCFLCSTGCELKFWVKNPRREKVLKSGIKKKPDKIYKVIAKDDFENPTIFCDRIFYGKDFISNEKRIFKGLTLEEFKDKLNESLKKFSPDEICFFISPRETNSVLRRIKSFILKNKIKNIVILPTEIHRGAEKILSEVNYSDFENSFTLIYYSLLDYSHPVIGFELFRIMKEGERRKKVKFFYFGNRERKNNYFIILSGFEDRFFKNADLSLKMELKKSYEFLLDLLTLFYKEKGEIPEIKDFKVLNKFFFEEEIKKRKLFFEESKEIFEKIKKYENFILVFNDMLPPKIQVLFYLLSKFYEKSKILNLRSSFNTEGFLRIFNGIEFKSLKEIKEKIEKKEIKCLIFYRIEPFYEIKDEEFLNSLKELKVFYINSLKPKEDNNFYSLFIQTPFEYGGEFINNLGEKRKIAKIFDSLFDAYDPSDLFDEEEIELEIPFQNKLDLTYFLKNDIEEIEFLVEKPNLWDINLLFSENINRDFEIENLKPIVKLKRLFYK